The Synergistales bacterium region CGCAGAGCCATCATTCCACCTCACAGTTCCAACAGGAATGCCCCGTAGGTCATGCCCGAACCGAAACTCGTCAGCGCCACCCTCTGCCCCTTTGTGATCCGCTCTTCCTCCAGGGCTTCGTGGAGCGCCAGAAAGACCGAAGCCGCCGAGGTATTGCCGTATCGATCGAGATTAACATACATCTTCTGGGGAGAAACCCCGATACGCTTCAACACGGCATCCATGATCCGCAGGTTCGCCTGATGGAAGATCCAGGTATCCACGGATTCGGGTTCCACACCGGAATCGGTGCAGAAGGTGTCGAGGAAGGGCGGCAGGTTGCGGTTGACGAACTTGAACACCTCGTTGCCCTTCATCTTGATCAGGTGCTGCTTGTCCGCCACCGTCTCCACCGTCATGGGGGATGCGCTCATCCCTCCGGGGATGATGATCAGATCGGCCTTGGAACCGTCGGAACGGAGCGCACTGGAGATC contains the following coding sequences:
- a CDS encoding beta-ketoacyl-ACP synthase 3; this translates as APEELDMVLVATNTPDTIFPSVACRVQDRIGAVKAGASDIQTGCTSSISSLALATAGVASGLWENVLVIGAEVLSRLVDWEDRNTCVLFGDGAGAAVVGPQRDGEGHMISSALRSDGSKADLIIIPGGMSASPMTVETVADKQHLIKMKGNEVFKFVNRNLPPFLDTFCTDSGVEPESVDTWIFHQANLRIMDAVLKRIGVSPQKMYVNLDRYGNTSAASVFLALHEALEEERITKGQRVALTSFGSGMTYGAFLLEL